The Niastella koreensis GR20-10 genome includes a window with the following:
- a CDS encoding SusC/RagA family TonB-linked outer membrane protein, giving the protein MEKNAFPFRRFIALSRRVFILLLTFIGCLSSTFAQNTTVRGTVKDANGKGLGAITVTVKGTSVGTSTNNEGKFSLMVPGPKSVLVFSSVGYTTKEITVGSQTDLTVSLAAGNNSMDEVVVIGYGTQRKKDVTGAISSVSAKQIEERQAVDVLDAMQGQAPGLQIAQESGRPGAGNSVRIRGIGTLQGGADPLYIVDGAQGVNIDGINPNDIESIEILKDAASAAIYGSRSANGVVIITTKKGKEGKPTLDVRYLTSLSQLSHKIPQANAAERRLLDLKRGNSGGLNTDSLNPSFNADNDHQDMLTRTANRQQVDISLGGASQNLNYYGSIGYLKDEGIIINSWAKVLRGRFNIDYKATPKLTYGNRIQFSYQTENRINEGNTLNQAIQRPPNFRIYFADGTLAGQIGGRRNPVAEALLRKNEYQIPDGNFYNYISYQFLPSLKLTVDANVKATYTHNLQFAPKLLSNTGNDNDGSDEQKWQTYWMTQAYLNFNKTLGGDHTLTGVLGVSADRNFTRDMEVGGTTYVTEAVTTQNSPQVYTIPTNSEQRYTSVSGFGRIGYSYKGKYLFNSNFRADASSKFGKDNRWGYFPSISAGWRFSEEPFMQWAYKYLADGKIRASWGVTGNDRIGEYDAIRTYTFGSNWYNGISGVAPNSTFGNPALSWEETKQFNIGVDLSFLRGRLTFTADYYNKITDKLLYQAPLTYETGFEEVNVNVGSIQNKGFEFIINGSPVKNNNFSWNVIYNMSFNNATIKSLYGNVPIVGGNWITREGQRLGDFFGWQALGVYQYDESNAYTENWEQLIPVMDGGVFSGYALNGKAYNGQVNKLKTQGNVLKGGDMIWANNNRDSVIDDADRVPLGNAQPKWIAGLSNQFTYKNFSLSFNVYVSWGGLLYDRGRQQLNTNATSNVTPDPEYINNSWWHPGDLTKWPVAKNNGMGNARELSSLYLEDASFIRLRNVRLSYALPKNFMSKAKMKGATVYLYGNNLLTWTNYYWYDPEVAFSKALEMGQDNGRYPRKREFGAGINLNF; this is encoded by the coding sequence ATGGAAAAGAACGCGTTTCCTTTCCGGCGTTTTATTGCCCTGTCACGCCGGGTATTCATTCTCCTCCTGACTTTTATTGGTTGTTTATCATCCACATTTGCACAAAACACTACCGTTCGGGGAACGGTAAAAGATGCCAATGGAAAAGGATTAGGTGCGATTACTGTAACCGTAAAAGGAACCAGTGTGGGCACCAGCACCAATAACGAAGGCAAATTCAGTCTTATGGTGCCCGGACCAAAATCAGTATTGGTGTTTTCTTCAGTTGGCTACACCACCAAAGAAATAACGGTGGGTTCGCAAACTGATCTTACCGTTTCATTGGCTGCGGGAAATAACTCCATGGATGAAGTGGTTGTTATTGGCTACGGCACCCAGCGAAAGAAAGACGTTACCGGCGCCATTTCATCTGTAAGCGCCAAACAAATTGAAGAGCGCCAGGCGGTAGATGTGCTGGATGCCATGCAAGGGCAGGCGCCTGGTTTACAAATTGCCCAGGAATCGGGCCGGCCCGGGGCAGGTAACTCGGTACGCATTCGCGGTATTGGTACTTTACAGGGTGGTGCAGATCCGCTGTATATTGTAGATGGTGCACAAGGGGTGAATATCGATGGCATCAACCCCAACGATATTGAATCCATTGAAATTTTAAAAGATGCAGCCTCGGCAGCCATTTATGGTTCCCGCTCGGCCAATGGAGTAGTGATCATCACTACTAAAAAAGGTAAAGAAGGAAAGCCTACGCTGGATGTGCGTTATCTGACCAGCTTAAGCCAGTTATCGCATAAAATACCACAGGCCAATGCGGCCGAACGCCGGTTGCTGGACCTGAAACGTGGCAACTCCGGTGGCTTGAATACCGACTCGTTGAACCCCTCGTTCAATGCAGATAACGATCACCAGGACATGCTAACCAGAACGGCCAATCGCCAGCAGGTAGATATAAGCCTGGGCGGCGCGTCGCAAAATCTGAACTATTACGGAAGCATTGGCTATTTGAAAGATGAAGGTATTATCATCAACAGCTGGGCCAAGGTGCTGCGTGGCCGGTTCAATATAGATTACAAAGCAACGCCTAAGTTAACGTATGGCAACCGCATCCAGTTCAGTTACCAAACCGAGAACCGGATCAACGAAGGCAATACGCTGAACCAGGCAATACAGCGCCCGCCTAATTTCCGCATCTATTTTGCCGATGGAACCCTGGCCGGTCAGATCGGTGGCCGAAGAAACCCGGTAGCGGAAGCGTTGTTACGGAAAAACGAATACCAGATCCCTGACGGAAACTTTTATAATTATATCAGTTACCAGTTTCTGCCTTCTTTAAAACTGACCGTAGATGCGAATGTAAAAGCCACGTACACGCACAACCTGCAGTTTGCCCCGAAATTATTGAGCAATACCGGTAACGACAATGATGGCAGTGACGAACAGAAATGGCAAACGTACTGGATGACGCAGGCGTACCTGAACTTTAATAAAACCCTGGGTGGCGATCATACTTTAACCGGTGTATTAGGGGTAAGTGCCGACCGTAATTTCACCCGTGATATGGAGGTGGGGGGAACGACCTATGTTACCGAAGCCGTTACTACCCAGAACTCGCCACAGGTATATACCATTCCCACCAACAGTGAACAACGATATACATCGGTTTCGGGTTTTGGCCGTATAGGTTATAGCTATAAAGGAAAATATCTGTTCAACAGTAATTTCAGGGCAGATGCCTCCTCGAAGTTTGGTAAAGACAACCGCTGGGGCTACTTCCCCTCTATTTCGGCGGGCTGGCGTTTTAGTGAAGAGCCATTTATGCAATGGGCTTATAAATACCTGGCTGATGGTAAGATCCGCGCCAGCTGGGGTGTAACCGGTAACGACAGGATCGGCGAATACGATGCCATCAGAACCTACACCTTCGGTAGTAACTGGTACAATGGTATTTCAGGTGTGGCGCCTAATTCAACTTTTGGTAATCCCGCATTAAGCTGGGAAGAAACAAAACAATTCAACATAGGTGTAGACCTCTCGTTCCTGCGTGGCCGTTTAACCTTTACAGCCGATTATTATAATAAGATAACCGATAAACTACTGTACCAGGCGCCGTTGACGTATGAAACGGGTTTTGAAGAAGTGAACGTAAATGTGGGTTCCATCCAGAACAAAGGTTTTGAATTTATTATCAATGGCTCGCCGGTAAAGAATAATAATTTCTCCTGGAACGTGATCTATAACATGTCGTTCAATAACGCCACTATTAAAAGTCTGTATGGCAATGTGCCTATCGTTGGTGGTAACTGGATTACCCGGGAAGGCCAGCGTTTAGGTGATTTCTTTGGCTGGCAGGCGCTGGGAGTGTATCAATATGATGAATCGAATGCCTATACCGAAAATTGGGAACAATTGATACCGGTAATGGACGGTGGGGTGTTCAGCGGCTATGCCCTCAATGGCAAAGCTTACAATGGCCAGGTGAACAAATTAAAAACACAGGGCAATGTGTTGAAAGGCGGCGATATGATCTGGGCGAACAATAACAGGGACAGTGTGATAGACGATGCGGACAGGGTTCCTCTTGGCAATGCCCAGCCCAAATGGATAGCAGGCTTATCAAACCAGTTTACGTATAAAAATTTCAGCCTGTCGTTCAACGTATATGTTAGCTGGGGCGGGTTATTGTACGACCGTGGCCGTCAGCAGTTGAATACAAATGCCACGAGCAACGTAACGCCCGATCCGGAATACATCAACAACTCCTGGTGGCATCCCGGCGATCTTACCAAATGGCCGGTGGCAAAAAACAATGGGATGGGTAATGCACGGGAATTAAGCAGCCTGTACCTGGAAGATGCCTCGTTCATTCGCCTGCGTAATGTGCGCCTTTCGTATGCATTGCCAAAGAATTTCATGTCCAAAGCAAAGATGAAGGGAGCTACGGTGTATTTGTATGGCAATAACCTGCTTACCTGGACCAATTACTACTGGTACGATCCGGAAGTGGCTTTCTCCAAAGCGCTCGAAATGGGGCAGGACAATGGCCGCTATCCGCGGAAAAGAGAATTTGGCGCCGGTATTAACCTGAATTTTTAA
- a CDS encoding alpha-galactosidase yields MKYTLLWLFNLLVITALSQPTSPIVIQTKNTSLVFTIGKNHRVYQSYLGARLANTEYSTLTGGQEAYLTAGMENLFEPAIRLVHADGNPSLELTYASHTANQQGNVTTTRIILKDSVYPVEVVLQYTAYFNEDVITASATIQHHEKKPVRLTHYASTMLHFNADNYWLTQFHGEWAREAQMVDEQLTNGVKNIESKLGARADFYQTPTFFLSLNNPSTETSGELIAGTLGWTGNFQFTFEVDQRNQLRVRPGINPYASDYTLKPGELFTTPDFIFTYSNQGKGQASRNLHRWARNYGVLDGNGPRLTLLNNWEATYFNFNEDKLVELFDGAKQLGVDMFLLDDGWFGNAFPRNDDKAGLGDWQENKTKLPHGIGHLVSEADKKGIKFGIWLEPEMVNPKSELYQKHPDWILRLPNRAENLSRNQLVLDLTNPAVQNFVFGIVDSMLTKNPGVAYIKWDCNRPMSNTYSPYLKENQSHLFIEYTRSFYKVLDRIRAKYPHLPIMLCSGGGGRTDYGALKYFTEFWPSDNTDGLERVFIQWGYSYFFPANTIAAHITSMGKGQSLKFRTDVAMSAKLGYDIRVNEMTPQELQFSQEAVKNYKQLSDVIWYGDLYRLISPYEENRSVLLYVNDQKSKAVLFNYNLTTRRKDLFTKVQLQGLDPKKNYRFRETNLFPGTKATNPDNDKVFTGEYLMTIGLNLTPGKVVPLTSNIFEITAE; encoded by the coding sequence ATGAAGTATACTTTGTTGTGGTTATTCAATCTGCTTGTAATTACAGCCCTTTCCCAACCCACCTCACCTATCGTTATTCAAACAAAAAATACCAGCCTGGTTTTTACCATTGGCAAAAATCACCGGGTGTATCAAAGCTACCTGGGAGCACGATTAGCCAATACGGAGTATTCGACATTAACGGGCGGACAGGAAGCATACCTGACCGCCGGGATGGAAAACCTGTTTGAACCTGCCATCCGTCTGGTGCATGCCGATGGCAATCCCTCGCTTGAATTAACCTATGCTTCGCATACTGCCAACCAACAGGGTAATGTAACCACTACCCGTATTATATTAAAAGATTCGGTTTACCCGGTGGAAGTGGTGTTGCAATACACAGCTTATTTTAATGAAGATGTTATTACCGCCAGTGCCACCATTCAACACCATGAAAAAAAACCGGTGCGGCTTACACATTACGCCTCCACCATGTTGCACTTTAATGCCGACAATTACTGGTTAACCCAGTTTCATGGCGAATGGGCCCGTGAAGCGCAAATGGTTGATGAACAATTGACCAATGGAGTAAAGAATATCGAAAGCAAACTGGGTGCGCGTGCCGACTTTTATCAAACGCCCACTTTCTTTCTATCGCTGAATAATCCCTCCACCGAAACCAGCGGCGAGCTGATTGCCGGTACGCTGGGCTGGACGGGCAATTTTCAATTCACCTTTGAAGTAGATCAACGGAATCAGTTGCGGGTGCGGCCGGGTATTAATCCCTATGCATCTGATTACACGTTGAAACCCGGTGAACTGTTCACGACGCCCGATTTTATTTTCACCTATAGCAACCAGGGTAAGGGCCAGGCCAGTCGAAACCTGCATCGCTGGGCGCGCAACTATGGCGTGCTGGATGGCAATGGCCCACGTCTTACTTTATTAAATAACTGGGAAGCCACTTATTTTAACTTCAATGAAGATAAACTGGTTGAACTGTTCGATGGCGCCAAACAACTGGGCGTTGATATGTTCCTGTTGGATGATGGTTGGTTTGGCAATGCATTTCCCCGTAACGATGACAAAGCCGGCCTGGGCGACTGGCAGGAAAATAAAACCAAACTGCCGCATGGCATTGGCCACCTGGTGAGCGAAGCAGATAAGAAGGGAATTAAATTCGGGATCTGGCTGGAACCCGAAATGGTAAATCCTAAAAGTGAACTGTATCAAAAACATCCCGACTGGATCTTAAGACTGCCCAACCGCGCAGAGAACCTGTCGCGCAATCAACTGGTGCTCGATTTAACCAACCCTGCCGTACAGAATTTTGTTTTCGGGATTGTAGACAGCATGCTTACGAAAAACCCGGGTGTTGCATATATCAAGTGGGATTGCAACCGGCCTATGTCAAACACCTACTCACCCTACCTGAAAGAAAACCAGTCACATTTATTTATTGAATACACCCGCAGCTTTTATAAAGTGCTTGACCGCATCCGCGCCAAATATCCGCACCTGCCCATTATGCTTTGTTCCGGTGGTGGCGGCCGAACCGATTACGGCGCGCTCAAATATTTCACGGAGTTCTGGCCAAGCGACAATACCGACGGTTTAGAACGTGTGTTTATTCAATGGGGCTACTCTTATTTCTTTCCGGCCAATACCATTGCGGCGCATATAACCAGCATGGGGAAAGGACAATCACTTAAATTCCGGACTGATGTGGCCATGTCGGCCAAACTTGGTTACGATATTCGCGTGAATGAAATGACACCGCAGGAACTACAGTTTAGCCAGGAGGCGGTAAAAAACTATAAGCAACTTAGTGATGTAATCTGGTATGGCGATTTGTACCGCCTTATTTCACCTTATGAAGAAAACCGCTCCGTTCTCCTATATGTGAACGATCAAAAAAGTAAAGCCGTTTTGTTCAATTATAACTTAACCACCCGCCGCAAAGACCTTTTCACCAAAGTGCAATTGCAGGGCCTCGATCCTAAAAAGAACTACCGGTTCCGCGAAACCAACCTGTTTCCCGGCACCAAGGCCACCAATCCTGATAATGATAAAGTGTTCACCGGCGAATACCTGATGACGATTGGGTTGAACCTTACACCAGGTAAAGTAGTGCCATTAACAAGTAATATATTTGAAATAACCGCTGAATAG
- a CDS encoding alginate lyase family protein, which produces MKKIVSTLCSLLFFIVISAAQTPEVLLMDATKLVTIKKKTEQKDAPTLQLVTALRKQADELLKMKPVSVMDKAFTPTSGDKHDYMSQAPYFWYDSTKPNGQPYMRRDGVRNPEINKITDHRKLGELDNACRTLSLAWYLTGDEKYAAKASALLQHWFLNEATKMNPNLNFAQAIPGITNGRGIGIIETISLTGIADAVNLLKGSKSFTDKDNQSIHEWYTQYLNWMLTSKNGNEEHAAKNNHGTWFYAQAIDFALFTGNTAKAKELAEECKKRMDSQIDAAGKMQLELDRTNGLGYSTFNLTAWFRAATVAQHAGVNLWQYKNPQGAGIRTALDWLLPYALGQKTWTYQQIGEYNKDNLYPLLSQAAGVYKDANYATLAGQLQGDKDVVGELMWR; this is translated from the coding sequence ATGAAAAAAATAGTATCAACACTTTGCAGCCTCCTATTCTTTATTGTCATTTCCGCAGCACAAACACCGGAGGTGCTTTTAATGGATGCCACCAAACTGGTAACAATAAAGAAGAAAACAGAACAGAAAGATGCGCCTACGCTACAACTGGTTACCGCATTGCGGAAACAGGCCGATGAGCTATTGAAGATGAAACCGGTTTCGGTAATGGATAAAGCTTTTACACCAACCAGTGGCGACAAACACGATTATATGAGCCAGGCGCCTTATTTCTGGTACGACAGCACCAAACCCAATGGGCAGCCTTACATGAGAAGAGATGGAGTACGCAATCCTGAGATCAATAAAATAACAGACCATCGCAAGCTGGGTGAGCTTGATAATGCCTGCAGAACGCTATCACTCGCCTGGTATTTAACCGGTGATGAAAAATACGCCGCTAAAGCCAGCGCCTTATTGCAGCACTGGTTTTTAAATGAGGCTACTAAAATGAATCCCAACCTCAACTTTGCCCAGGCCATCCCCGGTATTACCAATGGCAGAGGCATTGGCATTATTGAAACCATTTCATTAACCGGCATTGCCGATGCGGTCAACCTTTTAAAGGGATCGAAATCATTTACAGATAAAGACAACCAATCAATACACGAGTGGTATACGCAATACCTGAACTGGATGCTGACCAGCAAGAATGGAAATGAAGAGCATGCTGCCAAAAATAACCACGGCACCTGGTTCTACGCACAGGCGATCGACTTCGCTTTATTTACGGGCAATACCGCCAAGGCAAAAGAACTGGCAGAAGAATGTAAAAAAAGAATGGACTCACAGATTGATGCTGCCGGTAAAATGCAGCTGGAACTGGACCGCACCAACGGACTCGGCTACAGTACGTTTAACCTTACAGCCTGGTTCAGAGCGGCTACCGTAGCTCAACATGCGGGCGTTAATTTGTGGCAGTATAAAAACCCACAGGGAGCAGGCATCCGCACTGCACTGGACTGGCTGCTGCCTTATGCGCTTGGTCAAAAAACCTGGACATACCAGCAAATTGGCGAGTACAATAAGGACAATTTGTATCCGCTGTTGTCGCAGGCTGCGGGCGTTTATAAAGATGCCAATTATGCTACCCTGGCCGGGCAGTTACAGGGGGATAAGGATGTTGTTGGGGAGTTGATGTGGAGGTAA
- a CDS encoding CYTH domain-containing protein: MGIEIERKFLVDKEKWGQVTKEKQSLYRQGYIVSDPEKTIRVRLTDKEAFLTIKGLSVGISRAEFEYPIPVDDAQQLLDGFCDSVVSKIRYFITHDNKLWEVDEFLGDNEGLMVAEIELESEEETFSLPDWVGKEVTSEKRYSNSNLARRPYKSWG, from the coding sequence ATGGGTATCGAGATAGAAAGAAAGTTCCTGGTGGATAAAGAAAAATGGGGTCAGGTAACAAAAGAAAAACAATCGTTGTACCGGCAGGGCTACATCGTATCAGATCCTGAAAAAACCATCCGCGTACGGCTTACCGATAAGGAAGCATTCTTAACCATAAAAGGCCTTTCCGTTGGTATTTCCCGCGCCGAATTTGAATACCCCATTCCTGTTGATGACGCTCAGCAATTGCTCGACGGCTTTTGCGATTCGGTTGTGAGCAAAATAAGATACTTCATTACCCACGACAACAAGCTGTGGGAAGTAGATGAATTTTTAGGCGATAATGAAGGGTTGATGGTGGCGGAAATAGAACTGGAATCTGAAGAGGAGACTTTTTCGCTTCCTGATTGGGTAGGGAAAGAAGTGACTTCAGAAAAGAGGTATTCAAATTCAAATTTGGCGAGGAGGCCGTATAAGAGTTGGGGATAA
- a CDS encoding HAD-IA family hydrolase, with protein MAKYVVFDFDGTLVDSKTVFISAYNQLADKYRFNKIDEYSIPRLIKLSMRDRMRVLNVPFYKLPVLTAEFISLYKKSIHTIFLIAGMADVLKNLESSGYKTAIISSNAVSSIKQFLQNNQIDFIQDIYSSSRVFGKEKAISRFLQKHQLKSSEVIYVGDEERDVIACKKSGIRIVWVAWGFEVKEVVIKSEPHFIAATPAELLEIVQTQLV; from the coding sequence ATGGCGAAGTATGTAGTATTTGATTTTGACGGCACGCTGGTTGACTCCAAAACTGTTTTTATTTCAGCCTATAATCAACTGGCCGATAAATACCGGTTCAATAAAATTGACGAATATAGCATTCCCCGGTTGATCAAATTATCTATGCGTGACCGGATGCGTGTATTGAACGTTCCCTTTTACAAGCTGCCGGTACTAACTGCTGAGTTCATCAGCCTTTATAAAAAATCGATCCATACCATATTTTTGATAGCAGGCATGGCAGATGTTTTAAAAAACCTGGAAAGCAGTGGTTATAAAACGGCTATTATCTCCTCGAATGCAGTAAGCAGCATCAAACAATTCCTTCAAAACAACCAGATCGATTTTATTCAGGATATTTACAGCTCGAGCCGGGTGTTCGGAAAAGAAAAAGCGATCAGCAGGTTTTTACAGAAGCATCAACTAAAAAGCTCTGAAGTTATATACGTGGGCGACGAGGAACGCGATGTAATAGCCTGTAAAAAAAGCGGTATCAGAATTGTGTGGGTAGCCTGGGGTTTTGAAGTAAAAGAAGTGGTGATAAAAAGTGAACCCCATTTTATAGCAGCAACACCGGCCGAATTATTGGAAATTGTACAAACACAATTAGTTTAG
- a CDS encoding tetratricopeptide repeat protein: MSKPIVLLLLVLLAGQSFAQNYKGEFSRLLIKKDTAAQWQLLQNWQQANPTDAELFVAYFNYYFRASRQEMVRLSDSGSGNSSLSIADSTGAQVGYLSDGFDYDSAILEKAFQYIDKGINTYITRLDMRLGKIYALGQVESYERFTSEIVTAIEMSNQLKSQWTWADNKKVEDPEKFFLSTVQDYVVQLYNAGDDQLNRMRTIAQTVLKYYPRHVESLSNLAITYGLQGDYDKALKSLLQAEKIMPRDVIVLNNIATMYERKGDKLNAIKYFELTAKLGDKEIRNEAVKKLKELKN; encoded by the coding sequence ATGTCTAAACCAATAGTGTTGCTTTTACTGGTACTCCTTGCCGGTCAATCTTTTGCACAAAATTATAAAGGAGAGTTCAGCCGGTTGCTAATTAAAAAGGATACAGCCGCTCAATGGCAATTGCTCCAGAACTGGCAGCAGGCAAACCCTACCGATGCAGAATTGTTTGTGGCTTATTTCAATTACTATTTCCGCGCCAGCCGCCAGGAAATGGTTCGTTTATCAGATTCAGGCAGCGGAAATTCATCCCTTAGCATAGCAGACAGTACCGGTGCGCAGGTTGGATACCTCTCCGATGGTTTTGACTACGACAGCGCCATCCTTGAAAAGGCCTTTCAATACATCGATAAAGGAATAAACACCTATATAACGCGGCTCGACATGCGTTTGGGAAAGATCTATGCCCTTGGCCAGGTCGAGAGCTATGAACGCTTTACCAGCGAGATCGTTACCGCTATTGAAATGTCGAACCAGTTAAAAAGCCAGTGGACCTGGGCCGACAATAAAAAAGTAGAAGACCCCGAAAAGTTTTTCCTCAGCACCGTGCAGGACTATGTGGTTCAATTATACAATGCAGGTGACGACCAGCTTAACAGAATGCGCACTATTGCCCAAACGGTTTTAAAGTATTACCCCAGGCATGTGGAAAGCCTTTCCAACCTGGCTATCACCTACGGCCTGCAGGGCGATTACGATAAAGCATTGAAATCATTATTACAGGCAGAGAAGATCATGCCCCGCGATGTGATTGTGCTTAATAACATTGCTACCATGTATGAGCGTAAAGGCGATAAACTCAACGCCATAAAATATTTTGAGCTCACTGCAAAACTGGGCGACAAAGAGATCAGGAATGAGGCCGTAAAGAAGTTGAAGGAGTTGAAAAATTAA
- a CDS encoding DUF5063 domain-containing protein, with product MDISIATIISITAIENTLSLPEKILVSKIIATNEFTSFIDAAKKYCSFIESHEAETPRHFILQSQNHLLSLYNLGNCMILMEEKSDQKIEVKLDELEFQRSLHFIADRLWDYRYYWYVFDPTAKKKDAGIVYGDLYEDLGAIYKYLKQTLLLYGMKSSEAKQNAVWDFKWNFDAHWSGHCANAICAIHYFLQKSR from the coding sequence TTGGACATTTCAATAGCAACCATTATTTCAATAACCGCTATTGAGAACACATTGTCACTACCTGAAAAGATACTAGTATCTAAAATTATTGCAACCAACGAGTTTACCAGCTTCATCGATGCTGCGAAAAAGTATTGTTCCTTCATTGAATCACACGAAGCAGAAACACCCCGCCATTTTATTCTTCAATCACAAAATCATTTATTGTCCCTGTACAACCTGGGCAACTGCATGATATTAATGGAAGAAAAAAGCGACCAAAAGATCGAGGTAAAGCTCGATGAACTTGAATTTCAACGAAGCCTCCATTTTATAGCCGACAGGTTATGGGATTATCGCTATTACTGGTACGTATTCGATCCCACCGCCAAGAAAAAGGATGCGGGTATTGTATACGGTGACCTGTATGAAGACCTGGGCGCCATTTATAAATACCTGAAACAAACCTTGCTCTTATATGGCATGAAATCATCGGAAGCCAAGCAAAATGCGGTTTGGGATTTTAAATGGAACTTCGACGCACACTGGAGCGGTCACTGCGCCAATGCCATCTGCGCCATTCACTACTTCCTTCAAAAGAGCAGGTAA